One window of Fusarium keratoplasticum isolate Fu6.1 chromosome 2, whole genome shotgun sequence genomic DNA carries:
- a CDS encoding Calcium-transporting ATPase: protein MGNATTVCSDKTGTLTQNKMTVVTGIIGASEAFADGSGSFLAESYQQTAQAPPTAHALISSLCREARDTLKESSTLNSTAIEAGEAGHFIGSSTETALLNFASDHLGMQDLSEERANGNIVHMVPFNAARKWMATVLRTPAGRHRLLVKGAAEVIVDRCTETLQDPKASMATKTLMAADLDGLKVKMQNYAKRSLRVIAVAYRDLDDWPADDQHMDADNIANLSDLVLLAVFGLRDPLRPEIVDSVQQCQSAGVFVRMVTGDNFFTAKAIASECGIYTAGGIAMDGPAFRRLTLEQLNLVVPRLQVLARSSPDDKLLLVSHLKGMGEVVAVTGDGTNDALALKAADIGFSMGISGTEVAKEASDIILMDDNFTSIVKAIGWGRAVNDAAKKFLQFQFTINITAGTLTIMSALVGGTDSSVFTVVQLLWINLIMDTFAALALSTDFPTDDLFSRKPEPRTASVLTTTMWKMIVGQSVYQLAVIFTLHYAGGHLFGYRDEIKKKHLQTMVFNIYVLMQFFNQLNSRRSDNKLNLFEGILKNPWFIFVQIVTLAGQIVIVFFGGEAFQTVQLSGAEWGWSILFGLLTLPVGVAIRLIPDPVVHKFSIAFEYCLSIKLPRGPVGDHEQEAAQHRRSVGQRFRAMFPTVFASKTSPGDAPGHDSTAIDAQANLHLSHQPPQQSTVAVEEFDLVGAVDSARYGTGDPHPAFEVHPDTLKEDPVIQDLPAGSNIPPSQNPTLLRYMAKFSQ from the exons ATGGGGAATGCTACCACTGTTTGTTCAGACAAGACTGGTACGCTTACACAGAACAAGATGACTGTAGTGACGGGCATTATTGGTGCCTCGGAGGCGTTTGCAGACGGCTCGGGCTCCTTTCTGGCTGAATCCTACCAGCAAACCGCACAAGCACCTCCCACGGCACACGCTTTGATCTCTTCACTCTGCCGAGAGGCTCGAGACACCCTCAAGGAAAGCTCCACCTTGAACTCAACCGCTATCGAAGCCGGGGAAGCGGGTCACTTCATCGGATCAAGCACAGAGACTGCCCTGCTCAACTTCGCTTCCGACCATCTCGGCATGCAGGACCTCAGCGAGGAACGAGCAAACGGGAACATTGTTCATATGGTTCCATTCAACGCCGCCCGAAAATGGATGGCCACGGTCTTACGGACGCCAGCTGGGCGGCATCGCCTTCTGGTCAAGGGAGCTGCCGAGGTCATCGTGGACAGGTGCACCGAAACTTTGCAAGACCCCAAGGCCAGCATGGCCACCAAGACGCTAATGGCAGCTGATTTGGACGGCTTGAAGGTCAAGATGCAGAACTATGCCAAGAGATCACTCCGCGTTATTGCTGTTGCGTACCGTGACCTGGACGACTGGCCTGCAGATGATCAACACATGGATGCCGACAACATTGCCAATCTTTCCGATTTGGTTCTCCTGGCAGTATTCGGACTACGCGATCCCTTACGCCCCGAGATTGTCGACTCTGTGCAGCAATGTCAGTCTGCCGGTGTCTTTGTTCGTATGGTGACTGGTGATAACTTCTTCACGGCCAAAGCAATCGCCTCGGAATGTGGCATTTATACTGCTGGAGGGATCGCCATGGACGGGCCAGCCTTTCGACGTTTGACCTTGGAGCAACTCAACCTTGTTGTTCCACGTCTCCAAGTGCTCGCTCGATCTAGTCCTGATGAtaagcttctcctcgtttCCCACCTGAAAGGCATGGGTGAGGTGGTTGCTGTCACGGGCGACGGGACGAATGATGCATTAGCGTTGAAAGCCGCTGATATCGGGTTTTCCATGGGCATTTCCGGGACCGAAGTAGCTAAGGAGGCTTCAGACATCATCTTGATGGACGACAACTTTACTTCTATCGTGAAAGCTATTGGTTGGGGTCGAGCTGTAAACGATGCTGCCAAAAAGTTTCTCCAG TTCCAATTCACCATCAATATCACAGCCGGTACCTTGACCATCATGTCCGCCCTCGTCGGTGGCACTGACTCCTCCGTCTTCACGGTTGTGCAGCTTCTTTGgatcaacctcatcatggACACGTTCGCCGCACTCGCCTTGAGTACCGATTTTCCTACCGATGATCTGTTTTCGCGAAAGCCAGAACCGAGGACTGCTTCAGTGTTGACCACGACAATGTGGAAGATGATCGTGGGGCAAAGTGTCTATCAGCTGGCAGTCATCTTCACGCTCCACTACGCTGGTGGACATCTCTTTGGCTATCGTGATGAGATTAAGAAGAAGCATCTGCAGACCATGGTCTTTAATATCTATGTTCTCATGCAATTCTTCAACCAATTGAA TTCACGACGGTCcgacaacaagctcaacTTGTTCGAAGGGATCCTCAAAAACCCCTGGTTCATCTTCGTCCAGATAGTCACGCTTGCGGGCCAAATCGTCATCGTATTCTTTGGCGGCGAGGCCTTTCAGACGGTTCAACTTAGTGGTGCTGAATGGGGATGGTCCATCTTGTTTGGCTTACTGACTCTTCCTGTGGGCGTTGCCATACGGCTGATCCCTGATCCTGTGGTACACAAGTTTAGTATTGCCTTTGAATACTGCCTATCTATCAAATTGCCGCGTGGCCCCGTTGGAGATCACGAACAAGAAGCGGCTCAACACCGTCGGTCTGTTGGTCAGCGCTTTAGAGCCATGTTTCCAACGGTCTTCGCCTCCAAGACATCACCAGGAGACGCACCAGGTCATGACTCAACTGCTATCGATGCGCAAGCCAACTTGCATCTGTCacatcagcctcctcaacagTCTACTGTCGCCGTTGAAGAGTTTGACCTGGTCGGGGCTGTCGACTCAGCGAGGTATGGCACTGGAGACCCTCATCCTGCTTTCGAGGTACACCCCGACACGTTGAAAGAGGACCCGGTGATCCAGGACCTTCCTGCCGGAAGCAATATACCGCCGAGCCAGAACCCGACGCTGCTCCGATATATGGCAAAATTCTCGCAGTGA
- a CDS encoding Peptidase-M14 domain-containing protein has product MFGKAVTLIGLSVVSVASATQYGYNHVPTQKNTDLVAANFKDVDIDLYSPAFLNPDKIQAGFSEGTQGATSQDDFEAFVEEIAAKNDYMTYNTANFTSEELRPFPYIKLSTSGGPKAKNKVRVWIQGAVHGNEPAGDESLLALLGKFDAEPKWASKMLKDLEIVVLPRYNPDGVFYFQRELPANYDPNRDHIKLARQQTRNIKKLFSEFAPHVVVDMHEYGAYGKFGRYMQAADGLFSAAKNLNINKDIRELSEKLFAKNIGKAMDKAGLRWEPYVTGATSSNPDFVPTFAEAGSDAKIGRNAMGLTQSITFLIEMRGIGIAEQQFQRRTAAGLTMVGAIVETAANNADKVRKTVEGGIKKFINSKDPIVITDSSKVQDRLFTMIDHTNGSVVKVPVKFASTTPTTANLTRSRPEAYLIPVAWADLAQRLRVSGLEVETLKSEWSGTVEALTITSSKLSTSYYEGVVLATVTAEAKERELKLPAGSFLVSTRQKNAGLAINALEPENIDSYASFNIIPVEKGDEYPIFRVLS; this is encoded by the exons ATGTTTGGAAAGGCAGTTACTTTGATCGGCCTTTCGGTCGTATCAGTCGCCAGTGCAACTCAATATGGCTACAACCATGTTCCTACGCAAAAGAATACGGACCTCGTTGCCGCCAATTTCAAAGATGTCGACATAGACTTGTACTCTCCCGCTTTTCTAAACCCCGACAAGATCCAGGCTGGATTCTCAGAGGGCACACAAGGCGCAACTTCTCAAGATGACTTTG AGGCTTTTGTGGAAGAGATTGCAGCCAAGAATGACTACATGACCTACAACACAGCCAACTTCACTTCCGAAGAGCTCCGACCGTTCCCATACATCAAGCTCTCAACCTCTGGAGGTCCCAAGGCTAAGAACAAGGTCCGCGTCTGGATCCAAGGTGCCGTTCACGGCAATGAGCCTGCAGGCGATGAATctctcctcgctctcctGGGCAAGTTTGACGCCGAGCCCAAGTGGGCGTCCAAGATgctcaaggatctcgagATCGTCGTCTTGCCTCGCTACAACCCTGACGGTGTCTTTTACTTCCAGCGCGAGCTTCCTGCAAACTATGATCCCAACCGCGACCACATCAAGCTCGCTCGCCAGCAGACACgcaacatcaagaagctcttcaGCGAGTTTGCGCCCCATGTCGTCGTTGATATGCACGAGTACGGGGCTTACGGCAAATTCGGTCGATACATGCAGGCCGCCGATGGACTGTTTTCCGCGGCCAagaacctcaacatcaacaaggatATCCGAGAGTTGTCTGAGAAGCTGTTTGCCAAGAACATTGGCAAGGCTATGGATAAGGCTGGCTTGAGATGGGAGCCGTATGTCACTGGTGCTACGAGCTCTAATCCTGACTTTGTCCCTAC ATTTGCTGAGGCCGGCTCTGACGCCAAGATTGGCCGCAATGCCATGGGCCTTACCCAGTCTATCACGTTCCTCATTGAAATGCGAGGTATTGGCATCGCCGAGCAGCAGTTCCAACGACGAACTGCTGCCGGCCTGACCATGGTCGGCGCCATCGTTGAGACCGCTGCCAACAACGCGGACAAGGTCCGAAAGACAGTCGAGGGCGGTATCAAGAAGTTCATCAACTCCAAGGACCCCATCGTGATTACCGACTCGTCCAAGGTCCAAGACCGGCTCTTCACAATGATTGACCACACCAACGGCTCTGTTGTCAAGGTTCCCGTAAAGTTTGCCTCCACTACGCCCACCACCGCCAATCTCACCCGCTCTCGTCCTGAGGCATATCTCATCCCTGTCGCTTGGGCCGATCTTGCCCAGCGCCTACGTGTCTCCGGACTCGAGGTTGAGACGTTGAAGAGTGAATGGAGCGGCACTGTCGAAGCTTTGACCATTACCTCTTCAAAGCTCAGCACCAGCTACTACGAGGGCGTTGTCCTTGCTACGGTTaccgccgaggccaaggagcgaGAGCTGAAGTTGCCAGCTGGAAGCTTCCTCGTGAGCACGAGACAGAAGAATGCAGGACTGGCTATCAACGCTTTGGAGCCTGAGAACATCGACTCTTATGCCAGCTTCAACATTATCCCAGTGGAAAAGGGTGACGAGTATCCCATCTTCAGAGTCTTGTCGTAA
- a CDS encoding Zn(2)-C6 fungal-type domain-containing protein: MTPSSSKGPNKVKKRPKVRGCYQCSRRRIDCDRQEPTCGKCASKGITCSGLGLRYRFNDGIAARGRFVGKTVPVVDFSKDKNKPTKEKEKKIVGDESVAEDTQEESSITQVAVQRETLFQIDGGLDHIDGKTRFSLQYFSNHIANLIAVINLGFNGYRDLVLPQAEIDPLVRKAIVVIVEQHLSLQNGTTVSLDPTAYSSLVRDLITRSQRCAPQDDESALTVLLLLHIREMISGSPNFKLVYGSLRVVVNALGQGLDEMASELRKFVEMQILRVCLFGESLFNETNGAQFIQAQQQACLGFIPWCLQFHPELEGLILQLADLTTWACDIYVQRAIFNPPAEETVPMIERFKRAIEEVDAYIDIVGLHLLAWPYFIVAAESSTLAHRDFFLKKLESLYNMTGCWNILRAIDQVKEIWASQSSIRWTSMLGGPTQALIM; the protein is encoded by the exons ATGACACCCAGCTCATCCAAGGGTCCAAACAAGGTAAAAAAGAGGCCAAAAGTTAGAG GATGCTACCAATGTTCTCGTCGACGCATAGACTGTGACCGCCAAGAACCGACATGCGGCAAGTGTGCATCTAAAGGAATCACCTGCAGTGGCCTGGGACTGCGGTATCGTTTTAACGATGGCATCGCCGCTCGTGGGAGGTTTGTGGGAAAAACGGTACCTGTCGTTGACTTCTCGAAAGATAAGAACAAGCCCAC taaagagaaggagaagaaaatCGTTGGCGACGAGTCAGTAGCCGAGGATACGCAGGAGGAGAGCAGTATTACTCAAGTCGCCGTTCAGAGGGAGACTCTGTTCCAAATCGACGGGGGCCTTGATCACATTGATGGCAAGACTCGGTTTTCCCTCCAATATT TCTCGAATCACATTGCCAATCTCATCGCGGTCATCAACCTAGGCTTCAACGGCTACCGAGACCTCGTCCTCCCACAAGCCGAGATCGACCCACTTGTACGGAAAGCGATTGTTGTTATCGTCGAGCAGCACCTCTCCTTGCAGAACGGCACAACCGTCTCCTTGGATCCCACGGCATATAGCAGCCTTGTGCGGGATCTCATTACTAGATCCCAACGATGTGCGCCCCAAGATGATGAGTCGGCGCTCACTGTGTTGCTTCTACTGCACATTCGCGAGATGATCAGTGGAAGTCCCAACTTTAAACTCGTTTACGGGTCTTTGCGAGTTGTAGTCAATGCTCTTGGGCAGGGTCTAGATGAAATGGCCTCAGAGCTCAGGAAATTCGTCGAGATGCAGATTTTAAG AGTCTGCCTCTTTGGAGAGTCCCTCTTCAACGAGACCAACGGCGCACAATTCATCCAAGCACAGCAGCAAGCTTGTCTTGGATTCATACCCTGGTGTCTCCAATTCCATCCTGAGCTGGAAGGGCTCATCTTGCAGCTGGCAGACCTGACGACCTGGGCCTGTGATATATATGTCCAGCGAGCAATCTTCAACCCCCCAGCAGAAGAGACAGTCCCCATGATTGAAAGGTTCAAGCGTGCTATCGAGGAGGTGGATGCTTACATCGACATTGTCGGGCTACATCTCCTTGCTTGGCCGTACTTTATCGTCGCAGCTGAGAGCTCAACATTAGCCCATCGAGATTTCTTCCTTAAGAAACTTGAATCGTTGTATAACATGACTGGCTGTTGGAATATCCTCCGGGCTATTGAtcaggtcaaggagatttGGGCATCTCAGTCTTCGATCAGGTGGACGAGCATGCTGGGTGGCCCGACGCAGGCTTTAATCATGTAG